From Orcinus orca chromosome 3, mOrcOrc1.1, whole genome shotgun sequence, a single genomic window includes:
- the ATCAY gene encoding caytaxin: protein MGTTEATLRMENVDVKEEWQDETLPRPLSEETGMDLLGSATEDTSSPPNTLNFNAAHRKRKTLVAPEINISLDQSEGSLLSDDFLDTPDDLDINVDDIETPDETDSLEFLGNGNELEWEDDTPVAAAKNMPGDSADLFGDGSAEDGSAANGRLWRTVIIGEQEHRIDLHMIRPYMRVVTHGGYYGEGLNAIIVFAACFLPDSSSPDYHYVMENLFLYVISSLELLVAEDYMIVYLNGATPRRRMPGIGWLKKCYQMIDRRLRKNLKSLIIVHPSWFIRTVLAISRPFISVKFINKIQYVHSLEDLEQLIPMEHVQIPDCVLQYEEERLKARRESARPQPECVLPRSEEKAEAGLAEDRSALATEDQETSMS, encoded by the exons GCCACTCTCGGAAGAGACGGGGATGGACTTGCTTGGCAGTGCCACAGAAGACACATCCT CCCCTCCCAACACTCTGAACTTCAACGCGGCTCATCGTAAGCGGAAGACGCTGGTGGCCCCCGAGATCAACATTTCCCTGGACCAGAGCGAGGGCTCCCTGCTGTCCGATGACTTCCTGGACACCCCCGATGACTTGGATATCAACGTGGATGACATCGAGACCCCAGATGAGACCGACTCACTGGAATTCCTGGGGAACGGCAATGAATTGGAGTGGGAAG ATGACACCCCCGTGGCCGCCGCCAAGAATATGCCTGGGGATAGTGCAGACCTGTTTGGGGATGGCTCGGCCGAGGACGGCAGTGCCGCCAACGGGCGTCTGTGGAGGACAGTGATCATTGGGGAACAGGAACACCGGATTGACCTACACATGATCCGGCCCTACATGAGGGTGGTGACCCACGGAG GGTACTACGGGGAAGGTCTCAACGCCATCATCGTCTTTGCCGCCTGCTTCCTCCCAGACAGCAGCTCCCCCGACTACCACTACGTCATGGAGAACCTCTTCCT GTACGTCATCAGCAGTCTGGAACTCCTTGTGGCCGAGGATTACATGATCGTGTACCTGAATGGTGCCACGCCTCGGCGGAGGATGCCCGGCATCGGCTGGCTGAAGAAGTGTTACCAGATGATTGATAGGAG ATTGCGGAAAAACCTGAAGTCCTTAATCATAGTCCACCCATCCTGGTTCATCCGCACCGTGCTGGCCATCTCCCGCCCTTTCATCAG CGTCAAGTTCATCAACAAGATCCAGTATGTGCACAGCTTGGAAGATCTGGAGCAGCTCATCCCCATGGAGCACGTGCAGATCCCAGACTGCGTGCTACA gTACGAAGAGGAAAGGCTCAAGGCCAGGAGAGAAAG CGCAAGGCCGCAGCCAGAGTGCGTCCTGCCCAGGTCTGAAGAGAAGGCGGAGGCGGGGCTGGCGGAGGACAG GTCTGCTCTGGCCACAGAAGATCAGGAAACAAG CATGTCCTGA